The Geothrix sp. genome window below encodes:
- the rpsG gene encoding 30S ribosomal protein S7: MARRSAPAKREILPDPVYNSLTVSKFVNILMERGKKATAERILYGALEIVAKKSGEEALEAFQKALNNIKPSVEVKSRRVGGATYQVPVEVPQNRRQSLAMRWLKTYSASRGERTMRDKLAGEILDAMNFRGAAIKKKDDVHKMAEANKAFAHFRW, translated from the coding sequence ATGGCCCGTCGTTCCGCCCCCGCCAAGCGTGAGATCCTGCCGGATCCCGTCTACAACAGCCTCACTGTTTCCAAGTTCGTGAACATCCTCATGGAGCGCGGCAAGAAGGCCACCGCCGAGCGCATCCTCTACGGAGCACTGGAAATCGTCGCCAAGAAGTCCGGCGAGGAGGCCCTTGAGGCCTTCCAGAAGGCCCTGAACAACATCAAGCCCTCGGTGGAAGTCAAATCCCGCCGCGTGGGCGGCGCCACCTACCAGGTGCCCGTGGAGGTTCCCCAGAACCGCCGCCAGTCCCTGGCCATGCGCTGGCTCAAGACCTACTCCGCCTCCCGCGGCGAGCGCACCATGCGCGACAAGCTGGCCGGCGAGATCCTCGACGCCATGAACTTCCGTGGCGCCGCGATCAAGAAGAAGGACGATGTCCACAAGATGGCCGAAGCCAACAAGGCCTTCGCCCACTTCCGCTGGTAG
- the nadA gene encoding quinolinate synthase NadA has product MDLTAPYVPDLESIPAGIDLPAEIRRLKAERRAVLLAHYYQEPEIQDLADFVGDSLQLSQQAAKADAEVIAFCGVHFMAETAKILNPTKTVVIPDMDAGCSLADRCPADHFAEWLKQYPGHDVVSYINCSAGVKALSTVICTSSNAVRVVESLPKDRKIVFAPDRHLGKWVMKQTGRDMALFPGFCIVHEQFTAKRLAALKAQHPEAKLIAHPECDATVSQLADFVGSTAALLNFVAKDSARAFIVATEAGILHQMRQRRPDAELIPAPADSGCNCSLCPYMKLNSLEKLYLCLRDLKPEIRLDEAVRVKALKPLERMLALG; this is encoded by the coding sequence ATGGACCTGACCGCCCCCTATGTCCCCGACCTCGAAAGCATCCCCGCGGGGATCGATCTGCCCGCCGAGATCCGGCGGCTGAAGGCCGAGCGCCGGGCCGTGCTCCTGGCCCACTACTACCAGGAGCCCGAGATCCAGGACCTGGCCGACTTCGTGGGCGACAGCCTCCAGCTCAGCCAGCAGGCCGCCAAGGCCGACGCCGAGGTCATCGCCTTCTGTGGCGTCCACTTCATGGCCGAGACCGCCAAGATCCTCAACCCCACCAAGACCGTGGTGATCCCCGACATGGATGCCGGCTGCAGCCTGGCGGACCGCTGCCCGGCGGACCACTTCGCCGAGTGGCTGAAGCAGTACCCGGGCCACGATGTGGTGAGCTACATCAACTGCTCGGCCGGCGTGAAGGCCCTCAGCACCGTCATCTGCACCAGCAGCAACGCTGTGCGCGTGGTGGAGAGCCTGCCGAAGGATCGCAAGATCGTCTTCGCCCCGGACCGCCACCTGGGCAAGTGGGTCATGAAGCAGACGGGCCGCGACATGGCCCTGTTCCCGGGCTTCTGCATCGTGCACGAGCAGTTCACGGCCAAGCGCCTGGCGGCCCTCAAAGCCCAGCACCCCGAGGCCAAGCTCATCGCCCACCCCGAGTGCGACGCCACGGTCAGCCAGCTGGCGGATTTTGTGGGTAGCACGGCGGCCCTGCTCAACTTCGTGGCCAAGGACAGCGCCCGGGCCTTCATCGTGGCCACGGAGGCCGGCATCCTCCACCAGATGCGCCAGCGGCGCCCCGACGCAGAATTGATCCCCGCCCCGGCGGACAGCGGCTGCAACTGCAGCCTCTGCCCCTACATGAAGCTCAACAGCCTTGAGAAGCTCTACCTCTGCCTGCGCGACCTCAAGCCCGAGATCCGCCTGGACGAGGCCGTGCGGGTGAAGGCCCTGAAGCCCCTGGAGCGGATGCTGGCCCTCGGCTGA
- a CDS encoding FmdB family zinc ribbon protein, producing MPLYEYRCEACGQPEEKLESLSAPETHACPACGAAAGMKRQVSVSAFALAGSGWYKGAASDPTPSAPATGAPKSGHGCAAGGCGCPLAG from the coding sequence ATGCCCCTCTATGAATACCGTTGTGAAGCTTGCGGCCAGCCTGAAGAGAAGCTGGAAAGCCTGTCCGCACCCGAGACCCATGCGTGCCCGGCCTGCGGCGCGGCGGCGGGGATGAAGCGTCAGGTATCCGTATCCGCCTTCGCCCTGGCCGGGAGCGGTTGGTACAAGGGCGCAGCCTCCGATCCGACCCCCTCCGCTCCGGCAACCGGGGCCCCCAAGAGTGGCCATGGCTGTGCGGCGGGTGGGTGCGGATGTCCCCTCGCGGGGTGA
- a CDS encoding glutamine synthetase III, whose product MAKAQASETSSISRLDQVKISQYFGCNTFSERTMRERLQKDVYKAYRQALKRGEALSPEVAKSVALAMKEWALEQGCTHFTHWFLPMTGATAEKHDAFITWDEPGQVIERFSGSQLIQGEPDASSFPSGGLRATFEARGYTAWDPASPAFLMEGPLGKTLCIPTAFVGYHGEALDHKVPLLRSMEVVSRRAVEGLAHFGVKAEAVIAQCGPEQEYFAVDLDLAQQRPDLMFANRTLQGAKPPKGQELEDHYFGSIKERVLGFMQEVELECFKLGIPAKTRHNEVAPNQFEIAPIYEAANIASDHNQLLMELLKSVGERHGLAILLHEKPFAGVNGSGKHVNWSLATDEGHNLLEPGKTPEENLQFLYFLSATLKAIHTHGGLLRAAIASAGNDHRLGANEAPPAIMSAFLGAQLSHILNAIEKGDAADASTQRILDLGIGNLPRIEKDATDRNRTSPFAFTGNKFEFRAVGSSQPIALSLTVINAAVAEALDDLNGKLDAEIKAGKDHRAAVLTVVRQAIIETKAIRFEGNGYAEEWKVEAERRGLPHAKDTVAALHIWENPASKAVFSKPGILSEGELESRVHIRHEQYQKAIAIETQVLREMAETQILPSITADLGARAKSLGRLAAAGITVPETLKAALQAQATLAGEAQARLTAMKAALVAAEAIEDNHARTEAFGKKVNEAKHALREVLDHLEEACDADLWPLPKYWQLLSPLL is encoded by the coding sequence ATGGCCAAGGCGCAGGCGTCGGAGACATCCAGCATCTCACGGCTGGATCAGGTCAAGATCAGCCAGTATTTCGGCTGCAACACCTTCAGTGAGCGCACCATGCGCGAGCGGCTCCAGAAGGATGTCTACAAAGCCTACCGCCAGGCGCTGAAGCGAGGTGAGGCCCTGTCGCCGGAGGTGGCCAAGAGCGTCGCCCTCGCCATGAAGGAGTGGGCCCTGGAACAGGGGTGCACGCACTTCACCCACTGGTTCCTCCCCATGACCGGCGCCACCGCCGAGAAGCACGACGCCTTCATCACCTGGGACGAGCCGGGCCAGGTCATCGAGCGCTTCAGCGGCAGCCAGCTCATCCAGGGCGAGCCGGATGCCAGTTCGTTCCCCAGCGGCGGCCTGCGCGCCACCTTCGAAGCCCGCGGCTACACCGCCTGGGACCCCGCCAGCCCGGCCTTCCTGATGGAAGGGCCCCTGGGCAAGACGCTCTGCATCCCCACGGCCTTCGTCGGGTACCACGGGGAGGCGCTGGACCACAAAGTGCCGCTGCTGCGCTCCATGGAGGTGGTGTCCCGTCGCGCCGTCGAGGGCCTCGCCCACTTCGGCGTCAAGGCCGAGGCGGTCATCGCCCAGTGCGGTCCCGAGCAGGAGTACTTTGCGGTGGATCTGGACCTGGCCCAGCAGCGGCCCGACCTCATGTTCGCCAACCGCACCCTGCAGGGCGCCAAGCCGCCCAAGGGCCAGGAGCTGGAGGACCACTACTTCGGCAGCATCAAGGAGCGCGTGCTGGGCTTCATGCAGGAGGTGGAGCTGGAGTGCTTCAAGCTCGGCATCCCCGCCAAGACCCGACACAACGAGGTCGCCCCCAACCAGTTCGAGATCGCGCCCATCTACGAGGCCGCCAACATCGCCAGCGACCACAATCAGCTGCTGATGGAGCTCCTGAAGTCCGTGGGCGAGCGGCACGGCCTGGCCATCCTCCTGCACGAGAAGCCCTTCGCCGGCGTCAACGGCAGCGGCAAGCATGTGAACTGGAGCCTCGCCACCGATGAGGGCCACAACTTGCTGGAGCCCGGGAAGACCCCCGAGGAAAACCTGCAGTTCCTCTACTTCCTGAGCGCCACGCTGAAGGCCATCCACACCCACGGCGGCCTCCTGCGCGCCGCCATCGCCAGCGCCGGCAACGACCACCGCCTGGGTGCCAACGAGGCGCCGCCGGCCATCATGTCGGCCTTCCTCGGCGCCCAGCTCAGCCATATCCTGAACGCCATCGAGAAGGGCGATGCGGCGGATGCCTCCACCCAGCGCATCCTCGACCTGGGCATCGGCAACCTGCCGCGCATCGAGAAGGACGCCACGGATCGCAACCGCACCAGCCCCTTCGCGTTCACGGGCAACAAGTTCGAGTTCCGCGCCGTGGGCTCCAGCCAGCCCATCGCGCTGTCCCTGACGGTGATCAATGCCGCCGTGGCCGAGGCCCTGGACGACCTGAACGGCAAGCTGGACGCCGAGATCAAGGCCGGCAAGGACCACCGGGCCGCCGTGCTGACGGTGGTGCGCCAGGCCATCATCGAGACCAAGGCCATCCGCTTCGAAGGCAACGGCTATGCGGAGGAATGGAAGGTCGAGGCCGAGCGTCGCGGCTTGCCCCATGCCAAGGACACCGTGGCCGCCCTCCACATCTGGGAGAACCCCGCCTCCAAAGCGGTGTTCTCCAAGCCCGGCATCCTCTCCGAGGGCGAGCTGGAGTCACGCGTCCACATCCGTCACGAGCAGTACCAGAAGGCCATCGCCATCGAGACCCAGGTTCTGCGCGAAATGGCGGAGACCCAGATCCTGCCCTCCATCACGGCGGATCTCGGCGCCCGCGCCAAGAGCCTGGGCCGCCTGGCCGCGGCCGGCATCACCGTGCCCGAGACGCTGAAGGCCGCCCTCCAGGCCCAGGCGACGCTGGCGGGTGAGGCCCAGGCCCGGCTCACGGCCATGAAGGCCGCCTTGGTCGCCGCCGAGGCCATCGAGGACAACCACGCCCGCACCGAAGCCTTCGGAAAGAAGGTCAACGAGGCCAAGCATGCCCTCCGCGAGGTGCTGGACCACCTGGAGGAGGCCTGCGACGCCGACCTCTGGCCCCTGCCGAAGTACTGGCAGCTCCTGTCCCCGCTCCTCTAG
- the rfaE2 gene encoding D-glycero-beta-D-manno-heptose 1-phosphate adenylyltransferase has translation MPTSTRFFQSPEAFLAVVPRPGTLCFTNGCFDLIHPGHVQYLAEARALGDFLVVGLNSDASVARLKGPSRPLQDEAARAAILLGLRSVDAVVRFDEDTPLELIRALQPDVLVKGGDYTPDTVVGRDVVEARGGKLVLLPFLPGHSTSRIEQRIRSGRGVTLEQRPG, from the coding sequence ATGCCGACATCGACCCGTTTCTTCCAGAGCCCTGAGGCCTTTCTCGCGGTCGTTCCGCGGCCAGGAACCCTCTGCTTCACCAACGGCTGCTTCGACCTGATCCATCCCGGCCATGTGCAATACCTCGCCGAGGCACGGGCCCTGGGCGACTTCCTGGTGGTGGGCCTCAACAGCGATGCCTCGGTGGCGCGACTCAAGGGCCCCAGCCGCCCCCTCCAGGACGAGGCGGCCCGCGCCGCCATCCTGCTGGGCCTCCGCAGCGTGGATGCGGTCGTCCGCTTCGACGAAGACACCCCGCTGGAGCTCATCCGCGCCCTCCAGCCCGATGTGCTGGTGAAGGGTGGCGACTACACACCTGACACCGTGGTGGGACGCGATGTTGTGGAGGCTCGAGGCGGGAAGCTGGTCCTCCTGCCCTTCCTCCCCGGCCACAGCACCTCGCGCATCGAGCAGCGGATCCGCAGCGGGCGTGGTGTCACGCTGGAGCAGCGGCCCGGGTAG
- the rpsL gene encoding 30S ribosomal protein S12 — MPTINQLIRLGRKTFQNKTKSPALDACPQKRGVCTRVFTTTPKKPNSALRKVARVRLTNGIECTTYIPGVGHNLQEHSIVLIRGGRVKDLPGVRYHVVRGTLDATGVAGRNQSRSKYGAKRPKAGAAPAKKK; from the coding sequence GTGCCTACCATCAATCAGTTGATCCGCCTCGGGCGGAAGACCTTCCAGAACAAGACCAAGAGCCCCGCGCTCGACGCCTGCCCGCAGAAGCGCGGCGTGTGCACCCGCGTGTTCACCACCACGCCGAAGAAGCCGAACTCGGCTCTCCGCAAGGTGGCCCGCGTGCGCCTCACCAACGGCATCGAATGCACGACCTACATCCCGGGCGTCGGCCACAACCTGCAGGAGCACAGCATCGTGCTCATCCGCGGTGGCCGCGTGAAGGATCTGCCGGGCGTGCGCTATCACGTGGTCCGCGGCACCCTGGACGCCACCGGCGTCGCTGGCCGCAACCAGTCCCGTTCCAAGTACGGCGCCAAGCGCCCCAAGGCTGGCGCTGCGCCGGCCAAGAAGAAGTAG